In the Anoplopoma fimbria isolate UVic2021 breed Golden Eagle Sablefish chromosome 7, Afim_UVic_2022, whole genome shotgun sequence genome, one interval contains:
- the si:dkey-219e21.4 gene encoding nuclear factor 7, ovary gives MLMRVTLQEQLTRRMEELQAERSRTDAHIQSLKKRKADLSKSTERMKQKVREHFENMQCVLKQDEQAVKDYLEQDLRQTRTRLDQVLNNWKHHQDQVTKSIGSIQRALSTSPAAEEDGKGQSDNLSPKKPDASEQQIRLNAERFERLLKTLSSISKQLKAQLQRKTLLLDLFPVVIDRQTCHSQILVTSEGRGMSVSGSACSAPEHPLQFDKVCCALGSSPVTAGQHYWEVDVRCCSGWAVGAAYGSLGRKGRDKGAKLGRNRTSWCVELRDGHLSAWHNNRHVACQGVGQTPLGKVGVWVRYDKGQMVFYDADTMAVLQSFSAAVTTVFDRAHHQFTEPLYPAIRFLRPSENQTWPNHLELSHSNTP, from the exons ATGCTTATGCGTGTGACTCTGCAGGAGCAGCTGACCAGACGTatggaggagctgcaggcaGAGCGGTCCAGGACCGATGCTCACATCCAGTCTCTGAAGAAACGCAAGGCAGATCTCTCT AAGAGCACAGAGAGGATGAAGCAGAAGGTTCGAGAGCACTTTGAGAACATGCAGTGTGTCCTGAAGCAGGACGAGCAGGCAGTCAAGGACTATCTGGAGCAGGACCTGAGGCAGACCAGGACCAGACTGGACCAGGTTCTGAATAACTGGAAACATCACCAGGACCAGGTCACCAAGAGCATCGGCAGCATCCAGAGAGCACTGAGCACCAGCCCGGCAGCAGAGGAAGACGGGAAG GGTCAGTCTGACAATCTGAG TCCTAAGAAGCCAGATGCCTCCGAGCAGCAAATCCGACTGAATGCAGAGAGGTTTGAAAGGCTCCTGAAAACATTATCCTCCATCTCCAAACAGCTGAAAGCTCAGCTGCAGAGGAAGACTCTCCTGTTAG atttattcCCTGTGGTGATTGACAGGCAGACTTGCCATAGCCAGATCCTGGTGACCTCAGAGGGGCGGGGCATGTCCGTATCCGGCTCTGCCTGCTCAGCTCCGGAGCATCCCCTCCAGTTTGACAAGGTGTGCTGTGCTCTGGGCTCGTCTCCCGTCACAGCCGGTCAGCACTACTGGGAGGTGGACGTCCGCTGCTGCTCCGGCTGGGCCGTTGGCGCCGCCTACGGGAGCCTGGGGAGGAAGGGCCGGGATAAGGGCGCCAAGCTGGGCCGCAACAGGACCTCCTGGTGCGTGGAGCTTCGCGACGGCCATCTTTCCGCTTGGCACAACAACCGGCACGTAGCGTGCCAGGGTGTTGGGCAGACGCCGCTGGGAAAGGTGGGAGTGTGGGTGAGATACGACAAGGGCCAGATGGTGTTCTACGATGCAGACACAATGGCTGTCCTGCAGAGTTTCTCAGCAGCTGTGACGACCGTGTTCGACCGGGCCCATCACCAGTTCACCGAGCCGCTGTACCCTGCCATACGCTTCCTGAGACCATCGGAGAACCAGACGTGGCCGAATCACCTTGAGCTCAGTCACAGCAACACTCCATGA